In the Geobacter sp. FeAm09 genome, one interval contains:
- a CDS encoding Arm DNA-binding domain-containing protein — protein MQIRNAKPQKTEYRLFDGGGNLLVTPTGSKLWRMKYSYNGKVKQLSLGA, from the coding sequence GTGCAAATCAGAAATGCCAAGCCCCAGAAAACAGAATACCGGCTTTTCGATGGCGGCGGCAATCTGCTGGTAACGCCCACGGGAAGTAAATTGTGGCGAATGAAATACAGCTACAACGGAAAAGTGAAACAACTTTCCCTGGGTGCTTAA
- a CDS encoding LPS-assembly protein LptD gives MTPTRLYILLICLALFTAVPAQGAVPMPTEGNISINSDSMSQDTANEVFTATGHVTIRWQGMTLTADKATYDRKTRVLHATDNVLVVKGDETLRGDSIKLDMDTGRGELEKGVLTSATSNVTFIGDRITRINDNEVELTTTELTTCDLPDPSWKFGADHLKVNLLGYAVGRGVTFYIKEVPVLYLPWMAFPVVRERKTGLLFPRFGYSSSRGAQLDIPLYLVISPSQDLLLDLDTQTKRGVGTGVDYRYIWNRGSEGHFGGYLIYDLDKERWRGQASLSHKEIFSPTMNLRTEINLTSDRSFLGDFGEKSGDYNRQSNDTIVNALKTWQNYALSGYLRFAEDLYATDNSRTLQTLPEVSLAGVRQQVFSTPIYFDLDSSAANLYREVDPTGQRLNAFPRLTYVSGLPGYLNASAYAGLHVRGYVTQDNRSATTKETDGDLLPELGARASTSLSRVYDINGAALKKLRHEITPEVSYTYAPSHDQSRLPFYDYNDRLVGQNIFSASVTSFLGGKFQTGDTTTYRDISLVRLTQGYSVGGTRRDLLSMVDANRPWTDLTLESETWLHPQAKLTVDTRYNLYDNRFSSAAPGIELDDKQGNSAAVSYRMARNQVEYLEAKLATKYFNPWTLGYTTRYSFDRGNFLESVYSVEYRQKCWSVSLSIGDRPGGNFSFHFGFNLEGLMTSK, from the coding sequence GTGACACCCACACGCCTGTACATACTGCTGATCTGCCTGGCCTTGTTCACTGCCGTCCCGGCCCAGGGAGCGGTCCCCATGCCGACCGAGGGCAACATCTCCATCAACTCCGACAGCATGAGCCAGGACACGGCCAACGAGGTGTTCACCGCCACCGGCCACGTCACCATCAGATGGCAGGGCATGACCCTCACGGCGGACAAGGCGACCTATGACCGCAAGACCAGGGTGCTGCACGCCACCGACAACGTCCTCGTGGTCAAGGGGGACGAAACCCTGCGGGGGGACTCCATCAAACTGGACATGGACACCGGCCGGGGCGAACTGGAAAAGGGGGTGCTCACCTCCGCCACGTCCAACGTCACCTTTATCGGCGACAGGATCACCCGGATCAACGACAACGAAGTGGAGCTCACCACCACCGAGCTGACCACCTGCGACCTGCCGGACCCGAGCTGGAAATTCGGCGCGGACCACCTCAAGGTCAACCTGCTGGGGTACGCCGTCGGCCGGGGGGTCACCTTCTACATCAAGGAGGTGCCGGTCCTCTATCTCCCCTGGATGGCGTTTCCGGTGGTGCGGGAGCGCAAGACCGGGCTGCTCTTTCCCCGCTTCGGCTACTCCAGCAGCCGCGGCGCACAACTGGACATCCCGCTCTACCTGGTCATCTCCCCCAGCCAGGACCTGCTGCTCGACCTGGACACCCAGACCAAACGCGGCGTCGGCACCGGGGTTGACTACCGCTATATCTGGAACAGGGGGAGCGAGGGGCATTTCGGGGGCTACCTGATCTACGACCTGGACAAGGAGCGCTGGCGCGGCCAGGCAAGCCTCAGCCACAAGGAGATTTTCTCCCCGACCATGAATCTGCGGACGGAGATCAACCTGACCAGCGACCGGAGCTTTCTGGGTGATTTCGGGGAAAAGAGCGGCGATTACAACCGCCAGTCCAACGATACCATCGTCAACGCCCTGAAAACATGGCAGAACTACGCCCTCTCCGGCTACCTGCGCTTCGCCGAGGACCTGTACGCCACGGACAACAGCCGCACGCTCCAGACCCTGCCGGAGGTGTCCCTGGCCGGCGTCCGCCAGCAGGTCTTCTCCACCCCGATCTATTTCGACCTGGATTCCAGCGCCGCCAACCTGTACCGCGAGGTCGATCCCACCGGCCAGCGCCTGAACGCCTTTCCGCGCCTCACCTACGTGTCCGGCCTGCCCGGCTACCTGAACGCTTCGGCCTATGCCGGCCTGCACGTACGCGGCTATGTCACCCAGGACAACCGCAGCGCCACGACAAAGGAAACCGACGGCGACCTGCTGCCCGAACTGGGCGCCCGCGCCTCCACGTCGCTGAGCCGGGTCTACGACATAAACGGCGCCGCCCTCAAAAAGCTACGCCACGAGATCACCCCGGAGGTGTCCTACACCTACGCCCCGAGCCACGACCAGTCCCGGCTCCCCTTCTACGACTACAACGACCGCCTCGTGGGGCAGAACATCTTTTCCGCCTCCGTGACCAGCTTTCTGGGGGGCAAGTTCCAGACGGGCGACACCACGACCTACCGCGACATCTCCCTCGTCAGGCTGACCCAGGGGTACAGCGTGGGGGGAACGCGGCGCGACCTGCTCTCCATGGTGGACGCCAATCGCCCCTGGACCGACCTGACCCTGGAATCGGAGACCTGGCTCCATCCCCAGGCCAAGCTGACCGTCGACACCCGCTACAACCTCTACGACAACCGTTTCTCCAGCGCCGCGCCGGGGATCGAACTGGACGACAAACAGGGGAACAGTGCAGCCGTGAGCTACCGCATGGCCCGCAACCAGGTGGAATACCTGGAGGCCAAGCTGGCCACCAAGTACTTCAACCCCTGGACCCTGGGGTATACCACCCGCTACTCCTTTGACCGCGGCAATTTTCTCGAATCGGTCTACAGCGTGGAATACCGCCAGAAGTGCTGGAGCGTGAGCCTGTCCATCGGCGACCGGCCGGGAGGAAACTTCTCCTTCCACTTCGGTTTCAACCTGGAAGGGCTGATGACGAGCAAATAA
- a CDS encoding folylpolyglutamate synthase/dihydrofolate synthase family protein, which produces MSLAGILEKLYARRRFGIRPGVDRVRLVLERLGHPERSFRSIHVVGTNGKGSTSAFLAAILSAAGVRTALFTSPHLVNFSERFRIDGQEPPPERLETLLATVLAAAPAEATFFEIVTALAALCFAEERAEVAVMEAGMGGRSDATAVIPALMTVITPIALDHCDYLGATLPLIAAEKSAIAEPGTPVVSARQPAEALEVIRRTCAAGGNRFVHEGDDFRAFWMDDGSLDYHGLGVELSRLLPGIPGRYQSQNASLALTAAEVLGASGMTIAPDALTAGIAAARWPGRMELVPGPPRLLLDGAHNPAGAAALAEALDAYRCRRLILVTGVMSDKDVPAIFAPLAGKVHHAYAVTPAVERALNDAVLAGILNGLGFRATACGSVGNGIETARREAGADDLILVCGSLFTVGETKAWLAGDHFEGIRG; this is translated from the coding sequence ATGTCCCTGGCCGGCATACTCGAGAAACTCTACGCCCGCCGGCGCTTCGGCATTCGTCCCGGTGTGGACCGGGTCCGGCTCGTCCTGGAGCGCCTGGGACACCCGGAGCGCTCCTTTCGCAGCATCCACGTGGTCGGCACCAACGGCAAAGGCTCCACCTCGGCCTTTCTCGCCGCCATACTGAGCGCGGCCGGGGTCCGTACCGCCCTGTTCACCTCTCCCCATCTGGTAAACTTCAGCGAGCGTTTCCGCATCGACGGGCAGGAGCCGCCCCCGGAACGCCTGGAAACGCTGCTCGCCACGGTGCTGGCAGCGGCCCCGGCAGAGGCCACCTTCTTCGAGATCGTCACCGCCCTGGCCGCCCTCTGTTTTGCCGAAGAGCGGGCCGAGGTGGCGGTCATGGAGGCCGGCATGGGAGGGAGGTCGGACGCCACCGCCGTCATCCCCGCCCTGATGACGGTCATCACCCCCATCGCTCTGGACCACTGCGACTACCTGGGGGCGACCCTTCCCCTCATCGCCGCCGAAAAGAGCGCCATCGCCGAACCGGGCACCCCGGTGGTCTCCGCCCGCCAGCCGGCCGAGGCCCTGGAGGTGATCCGGCGGACCTGCGCCGCGGGGGGCAACCGGTTCGTCCACGAGGGGGACGACTTCCGCGCCTTCTGGATGGACGACGGCTCCCTCGATTACCACGGCCTCGGCGTGGAGTTATCCCGGCTGCTCCCCGGCATCCCGGGACGCTACCAGTCCCAGAACGCCTCCCTGGCTCTGACTGCGGCGGAGGTGCTCGGCGCATCCGGAATGACCATCGCCCCGGACGCCCTCACGGCAGGCATCGCCGCCGCCCGGTGGCCCGGCCGCATGGAACTGGTTCCTGGCCCTCCGCGCCTTTTGCTGGACGGTGCCCACAATCCGGCCGGCGCCGCCGCCCTTGCCGAGGCGCTCGACGCGTACCGCTGCCGGCGGCTCATCCTGGTCACCGGGGTCATGTCCGACAAGGATGTCCCGGCCATATTCGCCCCCCTGGCGGGCAAGGTCCACCACGCCTACGCCGTCACCCCCGCCGTGGAGCGGGCGCTGAACGACGCGGTCCTGGCCGGCATCCTGAACGGCCTCGGCTTTCGGGCCACGGCCTGCGGGAGCGTCGGCAACGGCATAGAAACAGCACGACGCGAGGCAGGGGCGGACGACCTGATCCTGGTGTGCGGATCGCTGTTCACGGTAGGTGAGACCAAAGCATGGCTCGCCGGGGACCACTTCGAAGGGATACGCGGCTAG